In a genomic window of Melanotaenia boesemani isolate fMelBoe1 chromosome 1, fMelBoe1.pri, whole genome shotgun sequence:
- the esrp2 gene encoding epithelial splicing regulatory protein 2 isoform X1, with product MASHSDTLVVFFGATAGANGGKLGSDEREIILLVWQIVDLREKKVGKLHECFVKPDTLELTDQCKEETGLTVEDLIKAEPLDKVLLQFQQAVSSEVKCLGRNSYTLLVNSPLIIRQALHPEASKKNIVLPECFFSFVDIRKEFHKCCPNAGPVQKLSLASMLEYVGLPAVSGQMMWVRELRSMVQLTLSILAEPYNHIFSCFESVNYKFDSGTCSKTEPVDSETVIRARGLPWQSSDQDIARFFKGLNIAKGGVALCLNAQGRRNGEALVRFINSEHRDLALERHKHHMGSRYIEVYKATGEEFLKIAGGTSNEVAQFLSKENQVIIRMRGLPFTATPQEVLSFLGPETPVTDGAEGLLFVKYPDGRPTGDAFVLFSCEEYAQNALKKHKQILGKRYIELFRSTAAEVQQVLNRYMSTPLISTLPPSPIVPVPVLTTPPFLPAASSSRDCVRLRGLPYTAGIEDILEFMGEHTVDIKPHGVHMVLNQQGRPSGDAFIQMKSPDKAFLVAQKCHKKTMKDRYVEVFQCSTEEMSIVLMGGTLNRSGLSPPPCKLPCLSPPTAYAAFPTPPAILPEALYQPPLLAAPRPPQTTVHSHAHPLAYYPQPHLFMNMNMNYTAYYPSPPVSPSTVGYFAAPPGAVAAAAAVAAQPHHAAASAPSVLPQPGALVRMQGLPYNTGVKDILSFFQGYQLQPDAVLILYNFSGQCSGEALITFPTEEMARRAVAERSNHPFYGQQIQLGFCN from the exons ATGGCTTCGCACAGTGATACTCTGGTGGTGTTCTTTGGGGCAACAGCTGGTGCAAATGGGGGTAAACTGGGTTCGGATGAGAGGGAAATAATTCTCTTGGTGTGGCAAATTGTGGACCTACGTGAGAAAAAG GTCGGGAAGCTTCATGAATGTTTTGTCAAGCCAGACACTTTGGAGCTGACAGACCAATGTAAAGAAGAAACTGGTCTGACTGTTGAAGACCTCATCAAAGCTGAGCCTCTGGACAAAGTTCTGCTACAG TTCCAGCAGGCTGTGTCATCAGAAGTAAAATGCCTCGGCAGGAACTCTTACACGCTTTTGGTGAACAGTCCACTTATCATTCGACAGGCCCTCCACCCCGAAGCCTCCAAAAAG AATATTGTACTACCTGagtgtttcttttcatttgtggaCATAAGGAAAGAGTTTCACAAATGCTGCCCAAATGCTGGCCCAGTGCAGAAACTCTCACTGGCCTCTATGTTGGAAT ATGTTGGCCTTCCTGCTGTGTCGGGGCAGATGATGTGGGTGAGGGAGCTGAGAAGCATGGTGCAGTTAACACTCAGCATCCTGGCTGAGCCCTACA atcacatattttcctgttttgaatCGGTGAACTACAAGTTTGACTCTGGCACATG CAGTAAGACCGAGCCAGTGGACAGCGAGACAGTGATCCGAGCACGGGGGCTTCCATGGCAGTCCTCGGACCAGGATATTGCTCGCTTTTTTAAAGGCCTCAATATTGCCAA AGGTGGTGTGGCTCTTTGCCTTAATGCTCAGGGAAGAAGGAATGGGGAGGCTCTGGTTCGTTTCATCAACTCCGAACATAGAGATCTGGCCCTGGAGCGCCACAAACATCATATGGGGAGCCGCTACATTGAG GTCTACAAAGCCACAGGAGAGGAATTCCTCAAGATTGCTGGAG GGACATCCAATGAAGTGGCCCAGTTCCTGTCTAAAGAGAACCAGGTGATTATCCGAATGCGGGGTTTGCCATTCACCGCCACGCCTCAGGAAGTCCTGTCCTTCCTTGGTCCTGAGACCCCAGTTACAGATGGTGCCGAGGGTCTGCTCTTTGTCAAATACCCTGACGGACGGCCTACTGGTGATGCCTTCGTGCTCTTCTCTTGTGAAGAATATGCCCAGAATGCCCTGAAGAAACACAAGCAGATCCTGGGGAAACGTTATATTGAGCTGTTTCGGAGCACTGCAGCTGAGGTGCAACAG GTCTTGAATCGCTACATGTCCACACCTCTGATCTCAACGCTCCCCCCTTCACCCATAGTACCCGTCCCAGTCCTCACCACACCCCCCTTCCTCCCAGCAGCCAGCAGTTCTCGCGACTGTGTACGCCTCCGTGGTTTGCCTTACACCGCCGGCATCGAAGACATCCTGGAGTTCATGGGCGAGCACACTGTAGACATCAAACCTCACGGGGTCCACATGGTCCTCAACCAACAG GGCCGGCCCTCTGGGGATGCTTTCATCCAAATGAAGTCACCTGACAAGGCATTTCTGGTGGCCCAGAAGTGTCATAAAAAGACAATGAAGGACCGGTATGTCGAGGTCTTCCAGTGCTCTACCGAAGAGATGAGCATTGTTCTGATGGGAGGAACACTAAATCGCAGCGGCCTCTCACCTCCACCCTGTAAGCTTCCCT GTTTGTCCCCTCCCACAGCCTATGCTGCCTTCCCCACTCCACCTGCCATCCTCCCAGAGGCCCTCTACCAGCCACCCCTGCTAGCAGCCCCCAGACCTCCTCAGACCACAGTACACAGCCATGCTCACCCTTTGGCATACTACCCTCAACCACATCTCttcatgaacatgaacatgaactaCACAGCTTACTACCCCAG CCCCCCAGTGTCTCCCTCCACAGTTGGCTACTTTGCAGCTCCACCAggagcagtagcagcagcagcagcagttgcaGCTCAGCCCCACCATGCTGCAGCCAGTGCCCCCTCTGTGCTGCCTCAGCCGGGTGCCCTGGTCAGGATGCAGGGTCTACCCTACAACACAGGGGTCAAAGACATCCTCAGCTTCTTCCAGGGATACCAG
- the esrp2 gene encoding epithelial splicing regulatory protein 2 isoform X2, with the protein MASHSDTLVVFFGATAGANGGKLGSDEREIILLVWQIVDLREKKVGKLHECFVKPDTLELTDQCKEETGLTVEDLIKAEPLDKVLLQFQQAVSSEVKCLGRNSYTLLVNSPLIIRQALHPEASKKNIVLPECFFSFVDIRKEFHKCCPNAGPVQKLSLASMLEYVGLPAVSGQMMWVRELRSMVQLTLSILAEPYNHIFSCFESVNYKFDSGTCKTEPVDSETVIRARGLPWQSSDQDIARFFKGLNIAKGGVALCLNAQGRRNGEALVRFINSEHRDLALERHKHHMGSRYIEVYKATGEEFLKIAGGTSNEVAQFLSKENQVIIRMRGLPFTATPQEVLSFLGPETPVTDGAEGLLFVKYPDGRPTGDAFVLFSCEEYAQNALKKHKQILGKRYIELFRSTAAEVQQVLNRYMSTPLISTLPPSPIVPVPVLTTPPFLPAASSSRDCVRLRGLPYTAGIEDILEFMGEHTVDIKPHGVHMVLNQQGRPSGDAFIQMKSPDKAFLVAQKCHKKTMKDRYVEVFQCSTEEMSIVLMGGTLNRSGLSPPPCKLPCLSPPTAYAAFPTPPAILPEALYQPPLLAAPRPPQTTVHSHAHPLAYYPQPHLFMNMNMNYTAYYPSPPVSPSTVGYFAAPPGAVAAAAAVAAQPHHAAASAPSVLPQPGALVRMQGLPYNTGVKDILSFFQGYQLQPDAVLILYNFSGQCSGEALITFPTEEMARRAVAERSNHPFYGQQIQLGFCN; encoded by the exons ATGGCTTCGCACAGTGATACTCTGGTGGTGTTCTTTGGGGCAACAGCTGGTGCAAATGGGGGTAAACTGGGTTCGGATGAGAGGGAAATAATTCTCTTGGTGTGGCAAATTGTGGACCTACGTGAGAAAAAG GTCGGGAAGCTTCATGAATGTTTTGTCAAGCCAGACACTTTGGAGCTGACAGACCAATGTAAAGAAGAAACTGGTCTGACTGTTGAAGACCTCATCAAAGCTGAGCCTCTGGACAAAGTTCTGCTACAG TTCCAGCAGGCTGTGTCATCAGAAGTAAAATGCCTCGGCAGGAACTCTTACACGCTTTTGGTGAACAGTCCACTTATCATTCGACAGGCCCTCCACCCCGAAGCCTCCAAAAAG AATATTGTACTACCTGagtgtttcttttcatttgtggaCATAAGGAAAGAGTTTCACAAATGCTGCCCAAATGCTGGCCCAGTGCAGAAACTCTCACTGGCCTCTATGTTGGAAT ATGTTGGCCTTCCTGCTGTGTCGGGGCAGATGATGTGGGTGAGGGAGCTGAGAAGCATGGTGCAGTTAACACTCAGCATCCTGGCTGAGCCCTACA atcacatattttcctgttttgaatCGGTGAACTACAAGTTTGACTCTGGCACATG TAAGACCGAGCCAGTGGACAGCGAGACAGTGATCCGAGCACGGGGGCTTCCATGGCAGTCCTCGGACCAGGATATTGCTCGCTTTTTTAAAGGCCTCAATATTGCCAA AGGTGGTGTGGCTCTTTGCCTTAATGCTCAGGGAAGAAGGAATGGGGAGGCTCTGGTTCGTTTCATCAACTCCGAACATAGAGATCTGGCCCTGGAGCGCCACAAACATCATATGGGGAGCCGCTACATTGAG GTCTACAAAGCCACAGGAGAGGAATTCCTCAAGATTGCTGGAG GGACATCCAATGAAGTGGCCCAGTTCCTGTCTAAAGAGAACCAGGTGATTATCCGAATGCGGGGTTTGCCATTCACCGCCACGCCTCAGGAAGTCCTGTCCTTCCTTGGTCCTGAGACCCCAGTTACAGATGGTGCCGAGGGTCTGCTCTTTGTCAAATACCCTGACGGACGGCCTACTGGTGATGCCTTCGTGCTCTTCTCTTGTGAAGAATATGCCCAGAATGCCCTGAAGAAACACAAGCAGATCCTGGGGAAACGTTATATTGAGCTGTTTCGGAGCACTGCAGCTGAGGTGCAACAG GTCTTGAATCGCTACATGTCCACACCTCTGATCTCAACGCTCCCCCCTTCACCCATAGTACCCGTCCCAGTCCTCACCACACCCCCCTTCCTCCCAGCAGCCAGCAGTTCTCGCGACTGTGTACGCCTCCGTGGTTTGCCTTACACCGCCGGCATCGAAGACATCCTGGAGTTCATGGGCGAGCACACTGTAGACATCAAACCTCACGGGGTCCACATGGTCCTCAACCAACAG GGCCGGCCCTCTGGGGATGCTTTCATCCAAATGAAGTCACCTGACAAGGCATTTCTGGTGGCCCAGAAGTGTCATAAAAAGACAATGAAGGACCGGTATGTCGAGGTCTTCCAGTGCTCTACCGAAGAGATGAGCATTGTTCTGATGGGAGGAACACTAAATCGCAGCGGCCTCTCACCTCCACCCTGTAAGCTTCCCT GTTTGTCCCCTCCCACAGCCTATGCTGCCTTCCCCACTCCACCTGCCATCCTCCCAGAGGCCCTCTACCAGCCACCCCTGCTAGCAGCCCCCAGACCTCCTCAGACCACAGTACACAGCCATGCTCACCCTTTGGCATACTACCCTCAACCACATCTCttcatgaacatgaacatgaactaCACAGCTTACTACCCCAG CCCCCCAGTGTCTCCCTCCACAGTTGGCTACTTTGCAGCTCCACCAggagcagtagcagcagcagcagcagttgcaGCTCAGCCCCACCATGCTGCAGCCAGTGCCCCCTCTGTGCTGCCTCAGCCGGGTGCCCTGGTCAGGATGCAGGGTCTACCCTACAACACAGGGGTCAAAGACATCCTCAGCTTCTTCCAGGGATACCAG
- the esrp2 gene encoding epithelial splicing regulatory protein 2 isoform X5: MASHSDTLVVFFGATAGANGGKLGSDEREIILLVWQIVDLREKKVGKLHECFVKPDTLELTDQCKEETGLTVEDLIKAEPLDKVLLQFQQAVSSEVKCLGRNSYTLLVNSPLIIRQALHPEASKKNIVLPECFFSFVDIRKEFHKCCPNAGPVQKLSLASMLEYVGLPAVSGQMMWVRELRSMVQLTLSILAEPYNHIFSCFESVNYKFDSGTCSKTEPVDSETVIRARGLPWQSSDQDIARFFKGLNIAKGGVALCLNAQGRRNGEALVRFINSEHRDLALERHKHHMGSRYIEVYKATGEEFLKIAGGTSNEVAQFLSKENQVIIRMRGLPFTATPQEVLSFLGPETPVTDGAEGLLFVKYPDGRPTGDAFVLFSCEEYAQNALKKHKQILGKRYIELFRSTAAEVQQVLNRYMSTPLISTLPPSPIVPVPVLTTPPFLPAASSSRDCVRLRGLPYTAGIEDILEFMGEHTVDIKPHGVHMVLNQQGRPSGDAFIQMKSPDKAFLVAQKCHKKTMKDRYVEVFQCSTEEMSIVLMGGTLNRSGLSPPPCLSPPTAYAAFPTPPAILPEALYQPPLLAAPRPPQTTVHSHAHPLAYYPQPHLFMNMNMNYTAYYPSPPVSPSTVGYFAAPPGAVAAAAAVAAQPHHAAASAPSVLPQPGALVRMQGLPYNTGVKDILSFFQGYQYAPDEYSGMVQMSEQARSLIQPKEWLCL; encoded by the exons ATGGCTTCGCACAGTGATACTCTGGTGGTGTTCTTTGGGGCAACAGCTGGTGCAAATGGGGGTAAACTGGGTTCGGATGAGAGGGAAATAATTCTCTTGGTGTGGCAAATTGTGGACCTACGTGAGAAAAAG GTCGGGAAGCTTCATGAATGTTTTGTCAAGCCAGACACTTTGGAGCTGACAGACCAATGTAAAGAAGAAACTGGTCTGACTGTTGAAGACCTCATCAAAGCTGAGCCTCTGGACAAAGTTCTGCTACAG TTCCAGCAGGCTGTGTCATCAGAAGTAAAATGCCTCGGCAGGAACTCTTACACGCTTTTGGTGAACAGTCCACTTATCATTCGACAGGCCCTCCACCCCGAAGCCTCCAAAAAG AATATTGTACTACCTGagtgtttcttttcatttgtggaCATAAGGAAAGAGTTTCACAAATGCTGCCCAAATGCTGGCCCAGTGCAGAAACTCTCACTGGCCTCTATGTTGGAAT ATGTTGGCCTTCCTGCTGTGTCGGGGCAGATGATGTGGGTGAGGGAGCTGAGAAGCATGGTGCAGTTAACACTCAGCATCCTGGCTGAGCCCTACA atcacatattttcctgttttgaatCGGTGAACTACAAGTTTGACTCTGGCACATG CAGTAAGACCGAGCCAGTGGACAGCGAGACAGTGATCCGAGCACGGGGGCTTCCATGGCAGTCCTCGGACCAGGATATTGCTCGCTTTTTTAAAGGCCTCAATATTGCCAA AGGTGGTGTGGCTCTTTGCCTTAATGCTCAGGGAAGAAGGAATGGGGAGGCTCTGGTTCGTTTCATCAACTCCGAACATAGAGATCTGGCCCTGGAGCGCCACAAACATCATATGGGGAGCCGCTACATTGAG GTCTACAAAGCCACAGGAGAGGAATTCCTCAAGATTGCTGGAG GGACATCCAATGAAGTGGCCCAGTTCCTGTCTAAAGAGAACCAGGTGATTATCCGAATGCGGGGTTTGCCATTCACCGCCACGCCTCAGGAAGTCCTGTCCTTCCTTGGTCCTGAGACCCCAGTTACAGATGGTGCCGAGGGTCTGCTCTTTGTCAAATACCCTGACGGACGGCCTACTGGTGATGCCTTCGTGCTCTTCTCTTGTGAAGAATATGCCCAGAATGCCCTGAAGAAACACAAGCAGATCCTGGGGAAACGTTATATTGAGCTGTTTCGGAGCACTGCAGCTGAGGTGCAACAG GTCTTGAATCGCTACATGTCCACACCTCTGATCTCAACGCTCCCCCCTTCACCCATAGTACCCGTCCCAGTCCTCACCACACCCCCCTTCCTCCCAGCAGCCAGCAGTTCTCGCGACTGTGTACGCCTCCGTGGTTTGCCTTACACCGCCGGCATCGAAGACATCCTGGAGTTCATGGGCGAGCACACTGTAGACATCAAACCTCACGGGGTCCACATGGTCCTCAACCAACAG GGCCGGCCCTCTGGGGATGCTTTCATCCAAATGAAGTCACCTGACAAGGCATTTCTGGTGGCCCAGAAGTGTCATAAAAAGACAATGAAGGACCGGTATGTCGAGGTCTTCCAGTGCTCTACCGAAGAGATGAGCATTGTTCTGATGGGAGGAACACTAAATCGCAGCGGCCTCTCACCTCCACCCT GTTTGTCCCCTCCCACAGCCTATGCTGCCTTCCCCACTCCACCTGCCATCCTCCCAGAGGCCCTCTACCAGCCACCCCTGCTAGCAGCCCCCAGACCTCCTCAGACCACAGTACACAGCCATGCTCACCCTTTGGCATACTACCCTCAACCACATCTCttcatgaacatgaacatgaactaCACAGCTTACTACCCCAG CCCCCCAGTGTCTCCCTCCACAGTTGGCTACTTTGCAGCTCCACCAggagcagtagcagcagcagcagcagttgcaGCTCAGCCCCACCATGCTGCAGCCAGTGCCCCCTCTGTGCTGCCTCAGCCGGGTGCCCTGGTCAGGATGCAGGGTCTACCCTACAACACAGGGGTCAAAGACATCCTCAGCTTCTTCCAGGGATACCAG
- the esrp2 gene encoding epithelial splicing regulatory protein 2 isoform X3 yields the protein MASHSDTLVVFFGATAGANGGKLGSDEREIILLVWQIVDLREKKVGKLHECFVKPDTLELTDQCKEETGLTVEDLIKAEPLDKVLLQFQQAVSSEVKCLGRNSYTLLVNSPLIIRQALHPEASKKNIVLPECFFSFVDIRKEFHKCCPNAGPVQKLSLASMLEYVGLPAVSGQMMWVRELRSMVQLTLSILAEPYNHIFSCFESVNYKFDSGTCSKTEPVDSETVIRARGLPWQSSDQDIARFFKGLNIAKGGVALCLNAQGRRNGEALVRFINSEHRDLALERHKHHMGSRYIEVYKATGEEFLKIAGGTSNEVAQFLSKENQVIIRMRGLPFTATPQEVLSFLGPETPVTDGAEGLLFVKYPDGRPTGDAFVLFSCEEYAQNALKKHKQILGKRYIELFRSTAAEVQQVLNRYMSTPLISTLPPSPIVPVPVLTTPPFLPAASSSRDCVRLRGLPYTAGIEDILEFMGEHTVDIKPHGVHMVLNQQGRPSGDAFIQMKSPDKAFLVAQKCHKKTMKDRYVEVFQCSTEEMSIVLMGGTLNRSGLSPPPCLSPPTAYAAFPTPPAILPEALYQPPLLAAPRPPQTTVHSHAHPLAYYPQPHLFMNMNMNYTAYYPSPPVSPSTVGYFAAPPGAVAAAAAVAAQPHHAAASAPSVLPQPGALVRMQGLPYNTGVKDILSFFQGYQLQPDAVLILYNFSGQCSGEALITFPTEEMARRAVAERSNHPFYGQQIQLGFCN from the exons ATGGCTTCGCACAGTGATACTCTGGTGGTGTTCTTTGGGGCAACAGCTGGTGCAAATGGGGGTAAACTGGGTTCGGATGAGAGGGAAATAATTCTCTTGGTGTGGCAAATTGTGGACCTACGTGAGAAAAAG GTCGGGAAGCTTCATGAATGTTTTGTCAAGCCAGACACTTTGGAGCTGACAGACCAATGTAAAGAAGAAACTGGTCTGACTGTTGAAGACCTCATCAAAGCTGAGCCTCTGGACAAAGTTCTGCTACAG TTCCAGCAGGCTGTGTCATCAGAAGTAAAATGCCTCGGCAGGAACTCTTACACGCTTTTGGTGAACAGTCCACTTATCATTCGACAGGCCCTCCACCCCGAAGCCTCCAAAAAG AATATTGTACTACCTGagtgtttcttttcatttgtggaCATAAGGAAAGAGTTTCACAAATGCTGCCCAAATGCTGGCCCAGTGCAGAAACTCTCACTGGCCTCTATGTTGGAAT ATGTTGGCCTTCCTGCTGTGTCGGGGCAGATGATGTGGGTGAGGGAGCTGAGAAGCATGGTGCAGTTAACACTCAGCATCCTGGCTGAGCCCTACA atcacatattttcctgttttgaatCGGTGAACTACAAGTTTGACTCTGGCACATG CAGTAAGACCGAGCCAGTGGACAGCGAGACAGTGATCCGAGCACGGGGGCTTCCATGGCAGTCCTCGGACCAGGATATTGCTCGCTTTTTTAAAGGCCTCAATATTGCCAA AGGTGGTGTGGCTCTTTGCCTTAATGCTCAGGGAAGAAGGAATGGGGAGGCTCTGGTTCGTTTCATCAACTCCGAACATAGAGATCTGGCCCTGGAGCGCCACAAACATCATATGGGGAGCCGCTACATTGAG GTCTACAAAGCCACAGGAGAGGAATTCCTCAAGATTGCTGGAG GGACATCCAATGAAGTGGCCCAGTTCCTGTCTAAAGAGAACCAGGTGATTATCCGAATGCGGGGTTTGCCATTCACCGCCACGCCTCAGGAAGTCCTGTCCTTCCTTGGTCCTGAGACCCCAGTTACAGATGGTGCCGAGGGTCTGCTCTTTGTCAAATACCCTGACGGACGGCCTACTGGTGATGCCTTCGTGCTCTTCTCTTGTGAAGAATATGCCCAGAATGCCCTGAAGAAACACAAGCAGATCCTGGGGAAACGTTATATTGAGCTGTTTCGGAGCACTGCAGCTGAGGTGCAACAG GTCTTGAATCGCTACATGTCCACACCTCTGATCTCAACGCTCCCCCCTTCACCCATAGTACCCGTCCCAGTCCTCACCACACCCCCCTTCCTCCCAGCAGCCAGCAGTTCTCGCGACTGTGTACGCCTCCGTGGTTTGCCTTACACCGCCGGCATCGAAGACATCCTGGAGTTCATGGGCGAGCACACTGTAGACATCAAACCTCACGGGGTCCACATGGTCCTCAACCAACAG GGCCGGCCCTCTGGGGATGCTTTCATCCAAATGAAGTCACCTGACAAGGCATTTCTGGTGGCCCAGAAGTGTCATAAAAAGACAATGAAGGACCGGTATGTCGAGGTCTTCCAGTGCTCTACCGAAGAGATGAGCATTGTTCTGATGGGAGGAACACTAAATCGCAGCGGCCTCTCACCTCCACCCT GTTTGTCCCCTCCCACAGCCTATGCTGCCTTCCCCACTCCACCTGCCATCCTCCCAGAGGCCCTCTACCAGCCACCCCTGCTAGCAGCCCCCAGACCTCCTCAGACCACAGTACACAGCCATGCTCACCCTTTGGCATACTACCCTCAACCACATCTCttcatgaacatgaacatgaactaCACAGCTTACTACCCCAG CCCCCCAGTGTCTCCCTCCACAGTTGGCTACTTTGCAGCTCCACCAggagcagtagcagcagcagcagcagttgcaGCTCAGCCCCACCATGCTGCAGCCAGTGCCCCCTCTGTGCTGCCTCAGCCGGGTGCCCTGGTCAGGATGCAGGGTCTACCCTACAACACAGGGGTCAAAGACATCCTCAGCTTCTTCCAGGGATACCAG
- the esrp2 gene encoding epithelial splicing regulatory protein 2 isoform X4, which yields MASHSDTLVVFFGATAGANGGKLGSDEREIILLVWQIVDLREKKVGKLHECFVKPDTLELTDQCKEETGLTVEDLIKAEPLDKVLLQFQQAVSSEVKCLGRNSYTLLVNSPLIIRQALHPEASKKNIVLPECFFSFVDIRKEFHKCCPNAGPVQKLSLASMLEYVGLPAVSGQMMWVRELRSMVQLTLSILAEPYNHIFSCFESVNYKFDSGTCSKTEPVDSETVIRARGLPWQSSDQDIARFFKGLNIAKGGVALCLNAQGRRNGEALVRFINSEHRDLALERHKHHMGSRYIEVYKATGEEFLKIAGGTSNEVAQFLSKENQVIIRMRGLPFTATPQEVLSFLGPETPVTDGAEGLLFVKYPDGRPTGDAFVLFSCEEYAQNALKKHKQILGKRYIELFRSTAAEVQQVLNRYMSTPLISTLPPSPIVPVPVLTTPPFLPAASSSRDCVRLRGLPYTAGIEDILEFMGEHTVDIKPHGVHMVLNQQGRPSGDAFIQMKSPDKAFLVAQKCHKKTMKDRYVEVFQCSTEEMSIVLMGGTLNRSGLSPPPCKLPCLSPPTAYAAFPTPPAILPEALYQPPLLAAPRPPQTTVHSHAHPLAYYPQPHLFMNMNMNYTAYYPSPPVSPSTVGYFAAPPGAVAAAAAVAAQPHHAAASAPSVLPQPGALVRMQGLPYNTGVKDILSFFQGYQYAPDEYSGMVQMSEQARSLIQPKEWLCL from the exons ATGGCTTCGCACAGTGATACTCTGGTGGTGTTCTTTGGGGCAACAGCTGGTGCAAATGGGGGTAAACTGGGTTCGGATGAGAGGGAAATAATTCTCTTGGTGTGGCAAATTGTGGACCTACGTGAGAAAAAG GTCGGGAAGCTTCATGAATGTTTTGTCAAGCCAGACACTTTGGAGCTGACAGACCAATGTAAAGAAGAAACTGGTCTGACTGTTGAAGACCTCATCAAAGCTGAGCCTCTGGACAAAGTTCTGCTACAG TTCCAGCAGGCTGTGTCATCAGAAGTAAAATGCCTCGGCAGGAACTCTTACACGCTTTTGGTGAACAGTCCACTTATCATTCGACAGGCCCTCCACCCCGAAGCCTCCAAAAAG AATATTGTACTACCTGagtgtttcttttcatttgtggaCATAAGGAAAGAGTTTCACAAATGCTGCCCAAATGCTGGCCCAGTGCAGAAACTCTCACTGGCCTCTATGTTGGAAT ATGTTGGCCTTCCTGCTGTGTCGGGGCAGATGATGTGGGTGAGGGAGCTGAGAAGCATGGTGCAGTTAACACTCAGCATCCTGGCTGAGCCCTACA atcacatattttcctgttttgaatCGGTGAACTACAAGTTTGACTCTGGCACATG CAGTAAGACCGAGCCAGTGGACAGCGAGACAGTGATCCGAGCACGGGGGCTTCCATGGCAGTCCTCGGACCAGGATATTGCTCGCTTTTTTAAAGGCCTCAATATTGCCAA AGGTGGTGTGGCTCTTTGCCTTAATGCTCAGGGAAGAAGGAATGGGGAGGCTCTGGTTCGTTTCATCAACTCCGAACATAGAGATCTGGCCCTGGAGCGCCACAAACATCATATGGGGAGCCGCTACATTGAG GTCTACAAAGCCACAGGAGAGGAATTCCTCAAGATTGCTGGAG GGACATCCAATGAAGTGGCCCAGTTCCTGTCTAAAGAGAACCAGGTGATTATCCGAATGCGGGGTTTGCCATTCACCGCCACGCCTCAGGAAGTCCTGTCCTTCCTTGGTCCTGAGACCCCAGTTACAGATGGTGCCGAGGGTCTGCTCTTTGTCAAATACCCTGACGGACGGCCTACTGGTGATGCCTTCGTGCTCTTCTCTTGTGAAGAATATGCCCAGAATGCCCTGAAGAAACACAAGCAGATCCTGGGGAAACGTTATATTGAGCTGTTTCGGAGCACTGCAGCTGAGGTGCAACAG GTCTTGAATCGCTACATGTCCACACCTCTGATCTCAACGCTCCCCCCTTCACCCATAGTACCCGTCCCAGTCCTCACCACACCCCCCTTCCTCCCAGCAGCCAGCAGTTCTCGCGACTGTGTACGCCTCCGTGGTTTGCCTTACACCGCCGGCATCGAAGACATCCTGGAGTTCATGGGCGAGCACACTGTAGACATCAAACCTCACGGGGTCCACATGGTCCTCAACCAACAG GGCCGGCCCTCTGGGGATGCTTTCATCCAAATGAAGTCACCTGACAAGGCATTTCTGGTGGCCCAGAAGTGTCATAAAAAGACAATGAAGGACCGGTATGTCGAGGTCTTCCAGTGCTCTACCGAAGAGATGAGCATTGTTCTGATGGGAGGAACACTAAATCGCAGCGGCCTCTCACCTCCACCCTGTAAGCTTCCCT GTTTGTCCCCTCCCACAGCCTATGCTGCCTTCCCCACTCCACCTGCCATCCTCCCAGAGGCCCTCTACCAGCCACCCCTGCTAGCAGCCCCCAGACCTCCTCAGACCACAGTACACAGCCATGCTCACCCTTTGGCATACTACCCTCAACCACATCTCttcatgaacatgaacatgaactaCACAGCTTACTACCCCAG CCCCCCAGTGTCTCCCTCCACAGTTGGCTACTTTGCAGCTCCACCAggagcagtagcagcagcagcagcagttgcaGCTCAGCCCCACCATGCTGCAGCCAGTGCCCCCTCTGTGCTGCCTCAGCCGGGTGCCCTGGTCAGGATGCAGGGTCTACCCTACAACACAGGGGTCAAAGACATCCTCAGCTTCTTCCAGGGATACCAG